In the genome of Arachis stenosperma cultivar V10309 chromosome 2, arast.V10309.gnm1.PFL2, whole genome shotgun sequence, the window ATTACCAAAAAACAATTGAGAAACAGttcatcatcattaaaaatcAGAGCAAGTCTTTTGTGTAATTGTGAGTGATGTGACCACCAACTTTTAtatgtaactttttttttctcaaaattatttgataaagtgtgatcttttatcgttaaatttttttttattaacctaagatcaaaggtgattgattaattgattaaattttgttttaattagcAAAATATATTTCCAACATATATGGAAAAAAACAGGAAATagattcttttaattttttttgtcaattatttgataaagtgtgatcttttatcttatattttttaaataaaataaaaaatatataagaaaaaatatttttttctgacttttattattttttggtgaCTTATAAGAGAAGATATTAAATGATAAATATTATACTTTATTAAATGAAAAGTGCTAGGAAATCAGTAGAATTTATGATGTTTAGCCATCAATTAGCTATCATTAATATTTTCAATGGTGTGAGATGACATCTAATAGTGTAAGattaatcattttttttatggttaaataCTAGCCAAATTTCAACAAAAATGTTAGTCCCTAGactttttcttattaaataattgaaaaaaataaaaagattcatttcctacttttttttttcatgtgtACACTAGAAACATATTTtgctaattaaaataaaatttaatcaacCAATCAATCACCTTTAATTTTGGTGTACtagaaattttttttccaaGCACTCTACACCTCTtaaatctattatatatatatatatatatatatatatatatatatatatatatattatatatatatatatatatatatatataatatatatataaaggaatCCGAAGAAATTtagtgcataattttttttcgaaaatatccttCTCAAATattcatcataaaaaaaattcgttatttatgtataaaatttgAACACAAAAACTCCTCATAGAAAAATATCATACTTTCCCTCTTAACCATCAAAGTTTATTACTGATACTAGTATAATATGGATTTCACACATTGTCAAATAGCACAAGAAAATGAgtaatttcattttttaaaaaaaagttacaaaaatGATTTGTTTTCATGAATTGACTTGGTGGTTGAGCTTATCTACTACTTACTAGTTACTACATACTTTTGCTTTTGCTTTTGTCTTTGGGATTATTACACACATGACACATAGATGATATCCCTTTCCTTCATCAAAATCCGAAGTGAAATATGTCACAAAAATGTGAATGAAGTTCATTTCCGACCACCCTATCCTAATTAAATTAACAAGTAACATTGACAAATGGCAAAGAAGTCACAATCCTTTCAGTTAGGTTCCTTTTGTTTGTTCTTGTTTATCATTAATGCATGGAGCATCTTAGGCTTTAGCACATAAGAGTGCCACTTTTTATCTCTTTTATTGCTTATTATTTGGGTCCCAATTAATCTTATTGTGTGTTGGGTTTTTTTCAAGCCGAGTCCGCAGCACGTCGCATACTTGAATAGTAACATTAATGTTTATTTCTCGTAtctttaacaaaaatttaattataagaATGTGATGCCACAAATTTAAATAAAGCCAAACAAAACTTAttacaagaaaaaaatatttttattatgtatttatttataaatatatgtattatttaatttatttttaatatatattttatattttaatgtatattctatataaataattaatttaataattattttttatgtatatatatatatatatatatatgcgaAAATTAGTAATTACGTACCTACAGTCTCAATAAacttaaattctaatttaaaactTTCAATTCTTAAACCACAAACACAAATGGAATCAAAGTGTTTTTGTTGtgataatttaaattaaaaactcaAACTTCATAAATTTTAGggcaatttattataataaataatgtagCATCTATTATTATCAGAATGCATAAAATGAATAACGGATagcaaaatatatttttttcataatttatgtAAACTGCGACAGGGGTCCCACGGTTTACGGATACACGTAATCCGCTATAGGGGTGTTGTGAATTACGTGCTAGAGGAAATAAGCATAAACCGCGACAGGGGTGTCGCGATTTACGTGTGAATGACTACTGTGCATAAACCATGATAGGAGTCTAGCGGTTTATCTAGAGATTCTCACAGAGGAGCACAGTCGGTTATGACGTGCATGTACTTGCTTGATATACTTCGCCGTCATTGAGTGGCACCAGGTGGATATGGTGCTGCCATAGCTGGGTGGCGTTCAGCACGAGCCTGAGTCGGCCTCGAATATAGACTAGCTCCATGCCAAGGATGGGAGGGGTGGGGACAGATGGTTCCCGAGCTACTATCAGGTATGACACCTTAGTTGGCAGAACAGGGTTGATGTTGTCCTGAGTATCTCCCGGGTGCCTGATCTCGGGCCGTTCGCAGACTTTCTGCGATGGTGGTACAGAGTGTCCCATAGGTTTCTGTCGCCGGATTCATTGATTGCCGATCCTAGGGCCGAGGAGATCAGTCAGGATGTTGTTCAGAGAGGGTCGTCACAGGCTCCTTCTGGAGTTCCGATGCCGGACGTGCCTGATAACAGGCGTGTCGAGCGGCGACGACGCGTTGGTACTTGAGCTACAGATCGGGAGTGGCGATGGTTGGATGACATGATTCAGGATGACAGATCTTGTGGCGACGGAGTCGGACATGCCGATCACCGTGTCCGGCGTTGTCGTCCTCAGCGTCGGGGTGGTTAATCAGGGGTCGTATCTGGTGGTCCTGGTGATAGACCCATTGAGCAGGCAGCGCCGGAGACCCAGGAGGTTCCTCTTACACATGTTTCGAGCTCTCAGATATACCATGAGATCCATGGACAGATGTATGATGACCTGGCGGGTCTGACTTTCACGATGGATATGGACCACGAGGTTGGGAGTTCACAGTTCTATTCTGACTTTGCAGATCTCATCCGGAATGATGACCCTCCGCATTTTCAGTAGCAGGCCCCACAGGATCAGGTTTTGGAGACCCAGCCCCAGATGGACGTTTCGTAGGGGTATCGCCCAGATATGGAGGACATGCAGCGGTACCAGCCGCAGATGCCTGACCCTCATGGGTTCCATCCCCGGTTTCATGTAGACCTAAATGAGCCTGCTGGCAGCCCGTATTACAGTTGGTTGGGCATGGGAGGGACGCCTCTATCTGCATATGGCGTGGGCATGCCCGTCGATCCTCCAGCACATCAGCGGCAGAGGCCAGCCAGAGTGAGATGGACCGCTCAATGTGGTATAGAGTCGCATCTCCTGGGCGCGTTTAGACATGACTCTCACGAGGAGAATGAGGACAGGTAAGAGTCGTAGCTTactattttatgttttcattGATGATACCTATGTATGTCAGATTTGTCATGTAATTTTGTATTATATGTGTTTGTACTTAGTTTATTTCCATGAAATTAGGTGTGTGTTATGTATGTTTTTGTTAAACatatacttaattttttttatctttatgcAAACTGCTCACTAACGCATAAACCGCTAGACTCTTCTCACGATTTATGCACAATAGTCATTCTCACGGTTTATCCTCTAGCACGTAATCCGTGACACCCCTATAGCGGATTACGTGTATTCGTAAACCGCGAGACCCCTGTCGCGGTTTATATAAATTATCGAAAAAATACATTTTGATATccgttttttattttatccattCTGATAATAATAGATgctatattatttattataataaattgtcctaaattttatgaataattgtattttttctatcaaaaataaattaactgtcaatataatttattaataatttttttaataattataataccactcaaactaatttttatattaaataattagattacaaataaaataaaaattctaacaACTAATACTATAGCTAATCATTTAATTAATATGaacaaattatttcaaattatatatatacaccaATGCCATATAACTTTTTaggtaaattatatatttaaataaaatagaggTTAAGATTATCCAAAtacaacaaataaaaattagttacaCCTAGATATTGTAACAACTCTATCTAAACTACTAATTGGTTATATCTAGATATcaaagcatgaaaaactcataAATAGCTAAATGTTTGCACGGTGTATGAAGAAAAAATGACGAATAAAACCTTGTAACTCATATAGCGatttatacaaaatatttttttaacttcaaattacatctaaaaaaattaatttatttacagAAGATAATAACAACACTCTTATTTGATAATGCCTCATTTTTTGTACAAATTCATACAAACCGtaatacattattaaaatagaaaTGACGTTATTATCTtctataaataaattaacttcttttaactttaatttagaGATCAAAAAAATATCCGTACATAAATCGTGATAGattacaaaattttattattcacTTTGTTTTCTTCATAAACCACACGAACGTGTAGCAATTTATGAGtattttgtgttttaatatAATCCAcgattgttaaaaaaatttacataaaaattattaaacctCTTTAAATAGTAGCGATTTAcataagaaaaaatttaaagaccaatatttttattaaaatttgactaacacttaattaataaaaaaataaataatctcatattataaaaatattaataataattaattaataattacaaatcacaaaacctgagtttttacataaaattattaCACAGCTCAAATGTAACCAATTCTTATGTTACATGATtccctcccccccccccccttcttTAGGTGCATAATCTTACTTTAATAATGATGAACccatttatttaaataaatttattcaaacttcttttattgtcattttttCTTGCCAATGGAAAATCATGAATTTGGCATTGTTATaatggattttttgaaaaagtttgtGATTTTTTCTCCCCATTACCCCTATCAAAGATTTTCTTAAGcataaactaataataataataataataatatattcaaTCATGATTTTTAAAGTGTAATTACTCTATCATCTGTATGTATGTATTATTTCTTTCTGTCAATGTCAGATTTTTAAAGTATAATATAGTATATAGCTTGCTGGATTTTTTCTCAATCCAGGGGCAATAATAATTGAATACAAGTCACATAGGGAATCTTGAggggaaaaaataataattaatttggtcCCCATCCACAATAATATATGTATGATCACCATCAATAGgataagaagaaaaaagaagacacTATTTTTGGTCatatacatcatcatcatcatgtcATCTGCTTCAGCATGAAACAAGGGGGAGAAAACCATgagcaaaaataaaataaaaaaataaaaaaataaaaattattactcattaatttcttgaaaaaaaacTCTACATCCTCATCTCTTATCTCTCTATTTGCATGGAtgggaaaagaaaaacaaaacaaaaaaccACAAAACTTCAAAAAGGGGTTGAAAATTCGTGACTAGCTTAATTAGGTTGATTATCCTCATCATGAAATTGCAACACTTTTCTTAGGCCGTTGGGAAATGAGTGAAGTCAAAAATGATATCCTTTatcatcaaattattataaattttctGCTGCACCATCTAACACCATCTCTTTGTGGCGGCATTCTTCGCAGCAGAAGGCTTTGTCCCCTctaccaaaaaaaaagaaaaaaagaaaaaaaatgaattcatACCAAAATTATATTATAAGAATATAAGACAAAAAATGAATCAAAGAATCtacttattaattaataatgttgATTATTGGCTAGGGTTGTGTATTTCTAATGATTTATATAGATATGACACCATAAGATTAGGTAAAATTTAATGGATTCTAATGTCAGAGAAGGTACAAATTAACCGAacaaaataagaacaaaaaataaataaaagtaaacactttatttttattatttataactTCAAAAACATTAAGTCTATGCATGAGTCCTTTCAAATATATAttatctaattaatttaaatttagcATCATCATTAATAAGAGAGTATACAACTTACACTTATAATTAATTcaacaaaaatgttatttttacactaaaatcagccaccacTAACCACTactgtatttatatataaatatatgtgtggtttaatttattttcaatatgtaATTATATTCTagcatatattttatactaatgactgattttagtatacatGTAACACAACTCTTAATTcaaatacatatttatatagatgatttatatttaaaaaaaaaagaaaagaatatagcatagagaaaattaaaattaaagaagcTAAGAATAATGTTTATATACCTGTAAATGAAGAtgtcttttgtgtgttcaaGATGCTTCTTGCAAGTGTAACAAAAGCTGAGAAAATTATTGAGTGAAGCTAttgttgatgatgaagaagaagaaggagaagagtaGTAGGTTTCCACAATGCAGTTATCAACAAATATATGAGTCTTTCTTGGATTAGGACCATTATGTGTTGTCACACATGTGTATTCCTCACTAAGCTCCATCTCACTCAAATTCATCATAACAAATGATGattctgaagaagaagaacaacaatAAGAATAAGAACAACAACccttattactattattattattattattattattggttttCACTCTAAGCTGAGTTCCAAAGAggatattattattgttgttgttgtttccAGTATTCTCATGATGATTATGATGAATTGGATCATCATCTTTGAGGGTTCCAACAAGAGCAAGACCAATTCTTTCTTTTGAATAATTCCTAGTCTTGTTCTTGTTGGAAGAGTGCAATATTCTTGGGGATATGTTATTCTCATATGAGAATGGAATATTATCCCTAAGTGGGGAGAGTACTGTTTTTGTATCAAGAATTGATGTTGGGCTTGGTAAGGCTTCAATTCCTGAGAGACATTTCATAGTGAAATCTCTCAATTTTGGTAGGGAACAAAATAGAGATGGAATTGTGGTTTTTTTTTCATCATAATTTGTTTTTGGTGATTGAGAATTATTTTGGTGATTATGATGATCAGAAATTAAGTTTGGCTTGTTCATAGCCCTTGATCTTCTGTTCCTTAGTAGCATAATATAATTCCCTTCCTCCAAGGTCCACCCCAGAAAACAAACTAAATTTTCACACTGAAAAAAttgcaacaaaaaaattaataacagtaatcaaatatataattcaaaaagtagaaaatataataatacaaaCAAAATTAGATACTATGTGTTGAACATGAACTTACCAATACTATAGGTTGAGTACTTGAGTGATGTTATATTATACAAAGAAATCAACTATGTATATGTGATGAAATTGAACACTTGAGGATTATTCAAGGACCCTTTTAGTGTTGGCtgcaaaaaagaaaacaaaaaaaggaaTCTAATTGAAGTGGGAATGTTTCTGAATTTGTGACAAAGTTGGTTTGAAACTAACTGAACTGAACTGAAACTACTTCTTCTCAAACTCTGTTAGATATGAAAAATAAAGTTAAACTAGATAAAAccaagaataaaaaaagaaacaaattaaaaagCTTCACTTGTTAATTTTTCCTTTCATGAAAGTAGAAGAAAAGAATTTATTCTCCTATCATAATCATAAACTGTTGTTGGTGCAACATGTAATGCAAGAACTGTGTTTGCtagaagattttttttttcttctattaattttgattctATAACTTCATGGTTAGAGgaaatagaaagagaataaaaaaaaagatagctAGAGAGATAGAGAAGCTTTTTTGATCTTTCAGTTAAGATAGAGAGGGATGGAGAGAGACAtgttttgaaataaagataatgGCTTTTAAAGGAAGGGAGAGGaaccaaaagaaagaaaagaaacaaagtAAGAACGTTGTTGTGTGCATGACAAATCAAACTTTACTAATAACTTCAAAGTTTTGCTTtcatatatcattatcaatctcaccttttattttatttatttatctattttgttCATTAGTGTTTAAAGTCGTAGTATATATACTCAATTTGCTCCATTGCTGTTTCATAcgatttttatttgtttaaatacatatattttttatttttcattttacattatttttaaaaaatttacaataattttatttatacatTATTTTACACTTTTGTATCCActatttacaaaataaaaaatatttttttctatttcaattttacagttattattatcatcataaatatattttatctaaaTTCGTATTCACAgcataataaaaaaagtatacaatatataaaaattaacgAGTACATACATGAAAATTAAGAATACAAAGTACAATTGGAATTAATGAGtacatgaaaattaaaaattataatttgatattttttttcaacATATATTAAGTTTTActctcttttttaattattctattatcttaattttaaacatttatattttatttatcatcTAATAAAGTATATCTATTATGAATAAACATAAATTACCCAGTCACCCCAAAAACGTAAATTACCCGAATAAAAATGAAACTAAGTAAATCGGTGTTGGTAGATGAATTTATCAATTCCAATATGAATTATTGTGGCCTACTCCTTTAATAAATAACAGAATTTGAAAATCTTTATGTTTGTCATTCATCCAAAAATGTAAATTATGGAGAGAGAGGAACTTCAAAAGTTTGTTTCTGTAACATAAATATTATTCTTCAATTACAAATTTGAGATAAGAGTGATAAAATAATGCTACCACCAATAGCAGTGACATTAAGGTAAAAACAATTATTTCCTATTTTATAGACAGTGAATATAAAATTGTGAGATAATTtataaaaacataatttttaaaaaagttaaataaaataaaaaatattttttatttaaatagataaaaaaCTCTTATTTCTTATTATAAGAAATGACCTAATATATTATAAAGAAGTagtgattcttttattattaaatatttaaaatataaaagatacataacaaaaatgattaattttttaacaacaCATTTTACCTGTTTAAAAATATTGTCTATTTGGCACTATGAGccttagaattttatttttgatgatGTGACAAGGAAGATCGAAAACCACTAATTTATAAAATGTATTTATGGATAAgagataatttttatattcttatAAATCTAACTAcacatttaaatatttatttgggCGCTATTAGAtcaataaaataagatattttttaataattttttttattttgtagtgtgtttggtaaatttttaatagtaaaaataaaaacactaaaaaatacaaaaatatcttttttgagaaactacaatttatattttttttaaatattttttttcttaaaaaaagatgttttcacataataaattaacaaaaaatatttttatcttattttatccaaacataattgatagatttttttgaaataaaaaactCAACACAGTGACGTGGAGCATTTAGAAAGTCCAGAGTTACAATACAAACACTAAACAAAAAATAGTAGTTATCTCCAACATTACCATCAACAACTAGACGGAACAAAGCCAACCCACTCTTTGTAGCTCCTACTCGACTTGGTAATAACTTCCGCAACGCATGTTTCTTGATTCCTGAAAATCCTGGCATTTCTTTCCAACCATGTATTTCAAATGATAGCAAAAAATCAATCAACCACCTGTTACGTTCGACTTTTCTTACAAGAGCTCCTGTCCAACTCTCAAAGTGTTGTTTAATGGTTCCTGGAATAGACCAAAATTTATTATAGGCGTATAACCAAGCACACCACACCTGCCACGTGAACTCACAGCCAATGAATAAGTGAAAATCATTCTCAGTTTCTTTTTTACATAAAACACAAATCATATCCCTGTGAGGAGGTGTGATCAATAATGTCCAATCTAATCAATTTTTCCTTAATATTGACTCTGCCAACTAACACAAACTAGGTGAATAGCTCAACTCTTGGTGGTACTAGTCCTCTCCATATAGATCTAGTGAAACTATAACTCATAATGTCCTCCGGGAGAATCTCAGCCTGCAAAGCTTGCACAAATGAGTTAGTAGAGTAAACTCCTGATCTATCAAATTTCCATACTATTATATCCTCCCTCTCACTTGTTAACCTGACAGATTGTAGAACTCCATGAAGTTGGTTAACTAATTCTAACTCCCATTGAAATAGTACCCTTCTCCAATGAAAGTTCCATATCCACTCCAACCCATCCCAAAATCCACAGTCCCCTATTACAGATCCGACTTGATTTGAAACCGAGAAAAGCCTTGGAAATACATCCTGCAGCACACCACATGGTAGCCAATTATCTTCCCAGAAATGAATTCTTCTACCATCTCCTAACTCTAATGATAACTCTCTGACCATCTTATCTCTCGCTTGTTGTCCTCTTATCTATAATTGACAAATGTCCCTCTAGGGACCCTTTGTATTAGGAACCGGATGACAAGAAAAAAGGACATTTGGATTCAAGTCATTGCAGGAGCACACAATTTTCTTCCATAATGgcaaatcctcctttgaaaacCGTCACCACCACTTGAACAACAATACTGTATTCCAGAAGAGCACTGCATCGCCCACGCCCAAACCCCCAAAGCGTTTTAGAGCTTGCACAATATCCCACTTTACCAAAGGTACCCCATCCCTTCTGTCCTCATTACTCCACAAGAACCTTCTCTGTAAAGATATCAACTTATCTG includes:
- the LOC130960639 gene encoding FCS-Like Zinc finger 8-like; this encodes MLLRNRRSRAMNKPNLISDHHNHQNNSQSPKTNYDEKKTTIPSLFCSLPKLRDFTMKCLSGIEALPSPTSILDTKTVLSPLRDNIPFSYENNISPRILHSSNKNKTRNYSKERIGLALVGTLKDDDPIHHNHHENTGNNNNNNNILFGTQLRVKTNNNNNNNNSNKGCCSYSYCCSSSSESSFVMMNLSEMELSEEYTCVTTHNGPNPRKTHIFVDNCIVETYYSSPSSSSSSTIASLNNFLSFCYTCKKHLEHTKDIFIYRGDKAFCCEECRHKEMVLDGAAENL